From the genome of Labedella gwakjiensis:
CCGTCGGTGCGCAGCTGGATCAAGGACGTGCGCAGCGCGATGAGCGACCTGCGGATGGACTCCACGTTCGCGGAGCGCAATGTCAACGAGGGGTTCTCGGGCGGCGAGAAGAAGCGCCACGAGATCCTCCAGCTCGAGCTGCTCAAGCCGTCGTTCGCCGTGCTCGACGAGACCGACTCGGGGCTCGACGTCGACGCGCTCAAGATCGTCTCGGAGGGCGTCAACCGCGCCAAGGAGAACACCGGCCTCGGCGTCCTCCTCATCACCCACTACACGCGCATCCTCCGGTACATCAAGCCTGACTTCGTCCACGTGTTCGTCGCCGGGAAGGTCGCTGAGCAGGGTGGGCCGGAGCTGGCGGACCGCCTCGAGGACGAGGGATACGATCGCTATCTCTCCGACGCTCCCGTAGCATAAAGGCCATGGTCACGACGCTCGCTCCCGACAAGTTCGACCAGGTCGAGGAAGCACTCAAGGATGTGATGGATCCCGAGTTGGGGATCAACATCGTCGATCTCGGTCTCATCTACGATCTCGGGTGGGACGACGAGAACAACGCCCTCATCATCCACATGACCCTCACATCGGCCGGGTGCCCGCTCACCGACGTGCTCGAGGAGCAGACGGCCGAGGCCCTCGATGGCGTGGTCGACGCGTTCCGGATCAACTGGGTGTGGATGCCGCCGTGGGGTCCAGAGAAGATCACCGATGATGGACGCGACATGATGCGCGCGCTCGGATTCGCCATCTGACCAACTCGAAGCCGACCGGTTCGCCCCGGTCGGCTTCGTCGTTCCTGGAGGTCCCATGACCGAGCCGACGGACGAGCTGTCCGCTGCACCGATCGACGTGCTCCGCTCCCGAACGAGCGAGAAATGGCGCGAGTACCCCGACGACGTCATCCCCATGTTCGTCGCCGAATCCGACTTCCCTCTCGCAGAGCCGATCGCTCGAGCCCTGCACGCCGCAATCGAGGCGGGCGATACCGGCTACGTCGCCTCCCGGACGGGCCTGCCCGACGCCTTCGCGGGCTTCGCACGGCGGCACTGGGGATGGGATCTCGCCGACGCCACGGTACAGACCACCGCTGACGTGAGCATGGGGATCGTCGAGATCCTGCGGCGCATCGACGTCGGTACGGGGCTCGTCATCACCCCTCCCGTCTATCCGCCGTTCTACATGCTCGCCGACGAGGCGGGCGCCACTGTGGTCGACGTCCCGCTCCTCGAAACGGGCGCGCTCGACCTCGAGGGGATCGAGCGTGCGTTCCGGGCGGGGTCGCGCGCGCTCCTGCTGTGCAACCCGCACAATCCGCTCGGGTACCCGCACGATGCTGGATCCCTCGCCGAGCTCGCCGATCTCGCCGACCGCTTCGACGCCACCATCGTCAGCGACGAGATCCACGCACCCCTCACGCATTCCGACGCTCGCTTCGTCCCGTGGCTGTCGGTGTCGGACGCTGCGCGCCGGACCGGATTCGCGCTGCACGCTGCGAGCAAAGCCTGGAACATCGCCGGGCTGAAGTGCGCCCTCATGATCGCCGCCTCGCCGCGGACCACCGCCGTGCTCCGTTCCCTCCCCGTCGAGGTCGCCTGGCGAACCGGGCAGTTCGGAGTCATCGCGAGCATTGCGGCGTATACGGAGGGCGATGCGTGGCTCGCACGCGCCGTTCGCACCATCGAACGCAACCGCCACACGCTCGTCCGCCGGCTCGGCACCGAGCTCCCGGATGTCGTCGTCTCCGAGCCGCGCGCCGGGTATCTCGCGTGGGTCGACGTCTCGTCACTCGGTCTCGGGGAGGAACCGGCAGACGTCATCCTGCGCCGAGCACGGGTGGCCCTCCGCACCGGCAGCGACTTCGGGCCAGGGGGAGCTGGACGTGTGCGCGTCAACATCGCGTGCGACCCCGCGCTCCTCGAGGAGGCGATCGACCGGATCGTGGTCGTGGCCGACGAGGTACGCGACGCCGATAGGTCGCGCGCGACGTCGTAGACTGGGAGGCTGATCCCCCCTCCACCCCTACCGTCGAAGCGGCGAGCCCCTGCGCGCGCCCGACGAGAAACGGACACACCGTGCTGAGCGTTCACGACCTCGAGATCCGCGTGGGAGCGCGCGTACTCATGGAGGGCGTCGACTTCCGGGTGTCCGATGGAGACAAGATCGGCCTCGTCGGCCGGAACGGCGCGGGCAAGACCACGCTCACCAAGGTGCTCGCGGGGGAGCTGCAGCCGAACGCCGGCTCCGTCGATCTCAGCGGGGAGCTCGGCTATCTGCCCCAGGACCCGCGCTCCGGAGACCCGGAGGAGCTCGCACGCACCCGCATCCTCAACGCCCGCGGCCTCGGCAGTCTCGTGCTCGGTATGCAGGAGTCGACGATGGCGATGGCATCGTCGGACGCCGCAGAGAGCGCCGCAGCCATGAAGCGCTACGGCGACCTCGAGGAGCGGTTCCACACGCTCGGCGGCTATTCGGCCGAGGCCGAGGCTGCATCGATCGCGAGCAACCTCGCGCTCCCGGATCGCATCCTCGACCAGCCCCTCAAGACGCTCTCGGGTGGTCAACGCCGGCGTATCGAGCTGGCGCGGATCCTGTTCTCCGACGCGCGAACCATGATCCTCGACGAGCCCACGAACCACCTCGACGCCGACTCCGTCGTGTGGCTCCGCGACTTCCTCAAGAACTACACGGGCGGATTCATCGTGATCAGCCACGACGTCGAGCTCGTCGGCGAGACGGTCAACCGTGTGTTCTATCTGGACGCGAATCGCCAGGTCATCGACACGTACAACATGAACTGGAAGAACTACCAGAAGCAGCGCGAGGCCGACGAGGAGCGCCGCAAGAAGGAGCGCGTCAACGTCGAGAAGAAGGCCACGACGTTGCAGTTGCAGGCTGCGCGTTTCGGGGCGAAGGCATCGAAGGCCGCCGCCGCGCACCAGATGGTCGCGCGCGCCGAGAAGATGCTCGCGGGTCTCGACGAGGTGCGCGCGGTCGACCGCGTCGCGAAGCTGCGCTTCCCGCAGCCGGCCCCGTGCGGGCGGACACCTCTCATGGCATCCAACCTCTC
Proteins encoded in this window:
- the sufC gene encoding Fe-S cluster assembly ATPase SufC — translated: MSVLEIRDLHVSVETDQGTKPILKGVDLTIRKGETHAIMGPNGSGKSTLAYTIAGHPKYTVESGSITLDGEDVLAMSVDERARAGLFLAMQYPVEIPGVTVTNFLRTAKTAIDGEAPSVRSWIKDVRSAMSDLRMDSTFAERNVNEGFSGGEKKRHEILQLELLKPSFAVLDETDSGLDVDALKIVSEGVNRAKENTGLGVLLITHYTRILRYIKPDFVHVFVAGKVAEQGGPELADRLEDEGYDRYLSDAPVA
- a CDS encoding metal-sulfur cluster assembly factor; translation: MVTTLAPDKFDQVEEALKDVMDPELGINIVDLGLIYDLGWDDENNALIIHMTLTSAGCPLTDVLEEQTAEALDGVVDAFRINWVWMPPWGPEKITDDGRDMMRALGFAI
- a CDS encoding MalY/PatB family protein, producing the protein MTEPTDELSAAPIDVLRSRTSEKWREYPDDVIPMFVAESDFPLAEPIARALHAAIEAGDTGYVASRTGLPDAFAGFARRHWGWDLADATVQTTADVSMGIVEILRRIDVGTGLVITPPVYPPFYMLADEAGATVVDVPLLETGALDLEGIERAFRAGSRALLLCNPHNPLGYPHDAGSLAELADLADRFDATIVSDEIHAPLTHSDARFVPWLSVSDAARRTGFALHAASKAWNIAGLKCALMIAASPRTTAVLRSLPVEVAWRTGQFGVIASIAAYTEGDAWLARAVRTIERNRHTLVRRLGTELPDVVVSEPRAGYLAWVDVSSLGLGEEPADVILRRARVALRTGSDFGPGGAGRVRVNIACDPALLEEAIDRIVVVADEVRDADRSRATS
- a CDS encoding ABC-F family ATP-binding cassette domain-containing protein yields the protein MLSVHDLEIRVGARVLMEGVDFRVSDGDKIGLVGRNGAGKTTLTKVLAGELQPNAGSVDLSGELGYLPQDPRSGDPEELARTRILNARGLGSLVLGMQESTMAMASSDAAESAAAMKRYGDLEERFHTLGGYSAEAEAASIASNLALPDRILDQPLKTLSGGQRRRIELARILFSDARTMILDEPTNHLDADSVVWLRDFLKNYTGGFIVISHDVELVGETVNRVFYLDANRQVIDTYNMNWKNYQKQREADEERRKKERVNVEKKATTLQLQAARFGAKASKAAAAHQMVARAEKMLAGLDEVRAVDRVAKLRFPQPAPCGRTPLMASNLSRSYGSLEIFTAVDLAIDRGSKVVILGFNGAGKTTLLRILAGVDKPDTGQIEPGHGLRIGYYAQEHETLDVKRSVLENMVSSSPNITETEARKVLGSFLFTGDDSHKPAGVLSGGEKTRLALAMIVVSGANVLLLDEPTNNLDPASRDEILDALAHYEGAVVLVSHDEGAVEALNPERVLILPDGVEDHWNKDYAELISLA